Genomic DNA from Kluyveromyces lactis strain NRRL Y-1140 chromosome C complete sequence:
TAACGAAATTTGATAAAGCATGACGACTaacttatttttttttcatatttcatattttcatttttataTACCAGGAGGCTTGATTTTTGCAGTGGATTGTGAAAATATGATTGAACGCATATGCACTGAATTACATGAGTCATATGATGAAAAAAACACAGGAAAGCCAATGAAAActcgaagaagaagtccGGATGCGATTGATGGACTGTAGGTAATTCATTATAAGATGATTCATTATATGATGATGCGCTAAGTATGCTATATATATGATGCAAGTACAACAATGGATATTAAAAGGGACGAATTTTGACTCTAAAAGAATTTGTCGTCGTATGGGCAATCTACTGATTCATGACCGTCTTTTTCGCAAAGAGCACACCACAACGAGCGCCCTGCAGCTGCATTCACTAAAGTTGACTTTACTTCGGCACCTGGATTGTATAACGGCAAGGTTTCAATGTTACTGTCCACAATAAGTGTATTTTCTTCCTGTTTTTTGGATAATTCTTCGACTCGGGATTCGAGCTCCccaatttttttccttgCATCGTCTAATTCCTTGTTGAGAGTATACTCTTTTGTCTCTGTATCATGGGATTTCTGTTGATACTCTGTCATCTCAGTAGTCAAAtttttatattcttttgataaCGACTGGTTACGGAATTGCAGTTGctccttctctttctcCCATTGGACCCTATGCAATTCAGCTTGAGTCTTGTGTTGCTGTAGTTCTAGTATCTGTTCCCTTAAATCGTTAATTAAAAGGGCATCACTGTTCGGTTCATCTTGCATAACATAATCATTTTCAAGggaatttttcttttccttctgCATAATCTCGGCTAATATGGCAGCATTCCGGTTTATCTCAGATTGGAGCTCGTCTATCACAGTCAAAAGCTGATCATGTTCACTTTCATAAAACTGCTTTTGGCGCTGATGGGACGTTCTTTCATGGTCGAGTTGGTTTTGAAGTAGAACTTTCTCCTTTTCTGTGGTATCCAACTTAGTCtcatattcatcaattgcAGCTTGGATCTCCTCGAATACAATTCGTTGATCCTCTACTAGTCTTTTGTATTGAACTAGCTCTGTTTGTAACATTTTTAAGTCCGAGGAAGTAGTTTGCATCGGATCGTCATTCGGTTGAATGACATTTGAAATACTAGTTCGCGACTTGATTTCAGGAAAACTGTTTTGAAGAGGTTCATGATACCCTAAAAAATTTGCGTTAATCCTTACGGGAGTAGGTGATGCAGGTGGTATGGTCATATTTGCCTCAGGGTTAGAAGGTATTGGGATCAAGTTGGCGATCTTTTCCCATTGGATAAAAAGTCCACTTTGAGGGAAAGAAGTCTCAAAATACCGTCTGCCTCTGAAAGTTCCATCGTTTTTTCCATTGCCAGCAAACAAATTGATACCAACAAATGTTcctttctttgtttctaCTGAGCCAATGTACCGTATTTGCCCTCTACCTATGTTAGGAACTTCAATTACCAGTCCTATACAGTCTTGATTATCCATCACTAGAAATAGACCGTTGGGATGTGAAACGAAGGTGTTTTGGGCATACGTTTTAAAAATTTACcaaaccaaagaaaaatcagGAAAGGCTGAGAAAATACTGGTAATTAAGGTATTTGGAAACGTTACCTCAGGTCTGTTACTATCGTATCTCCATAGATTAAGGATTTTAGTTTTTTGCCTATTGACTGTAAATATTGTTATTATGACAAAAGGTAAATAGAACAGAAAACTCCTTCACGTGAATCTTGACTtccaaacaagaaatgaaaaagcAAGGCGAACTTCATGCGATGATATTCTGCTGAACAGCAATAGAACTAGCCGCTTCTGGTTCCTAAAGTAGTTATTCGTAATTGTATTCATAAATGATGTTCACTATTTAACTTTCCGGACGTTAGCTACAATACAGTAATTATATCATTAAAGAAAATTGGTAAACTGGTAAAACTAGAACAAGGTAAAAGGTAATAAAGAAGTGATTAGTGATGGCTTTTTTGTTAGGTTTCATTAGGgtgtttcttttgaacaCTGGTATATTCTAAGTGCCTCCAGGGCCATGAGTAAATCCAGAAGGATGGTTGCAATGAGTACGATAGAATAGCTGTTTTTTCTTACTTGGTGCAAAGACCAATGTGAAAACATACATTCAACGAAGAAGGTTGGAGCTGTTGGGtttattcaattctatCGAGGTGTGTTTAATATGGCCATCATAAAAAGAGCTATCGATCAGATCTTGTTATCCAAGTTTTGGACAGGGTTTCCTAATTGCTCTCCAATAACGGCTTGACGTTTTGCTTATACAACACATAAGCGTCATTGCCACCAACAACCTTAACATTACCGGCTGGAGAGTATTCACAGATCAAGTAGACGGATCCGGAAGAACATTTTGTTACAGAACATCCGACGTCAGTACTAGCAGCCCAAACCAATTGAGTGAAGTGACCAACATCATGACCGTTATGAGAGATACCAGTGACATTGTTGTAGTCATAGTAGTTGATTTCATCGTACCACAAGCCAACTAAGGCAGCTGGATCGGAGTTAGTACCAGCAGCCAAGTTTTCACCATACGGACCACCAGAGTGTTGTAGCTTATAGTTACATGGATCGTTGTCGCTACCGAACAATGTTTGAGTGTAATCGTAAGCATATGCGGCTAATTCCTCATTCCAAACTAATGGATTGGTGGATTGGTGTCTAGCTCTGTATTCATTATGGGCGTTCAAAACACTCTCGCGATCGGCATCAGAAATAGCCTCGGCGGTTGTGGTAGCTGCAGAATCTGCTGTTGTGCTGGCCAAAGTAGAAGTAGGAGTTGTCGAAGAGGTTGATGACTCTGTAGATGATGGGGTAGAAGCAACTTCAGAAGAGGTGGACGAAGTAGATGACTCTGTAGCGGATGAGACCACAGTTTCTTCAGAAGAGATGGAAGAAGTAGATGACTCTGTAGATGATGGGGTAGAAGTATATTCAGAAGAGGTGGACGAAGTAGATGACTCTGTAGCGGATGAGACCAAGGTTTCTTCAGAAGAGATAGAAGAAGTAGATGACTCTGTGGAGGATGGAGTAGAAGTAacttcagaagaagaagaggtAGACGATTGTATGGAAGATGGAGCGGAATTACCCTCTGAAGTACCATCAGAAGAGGTGGATAGGATAGATGATTCACTTGAAAGAGCACCGGACGAGGTAGAAGTTTCTCCAATAGACGTTAAATCGACTTCTGAGGTAGGAACTATACTTGAAGTTACCTCAGATCCGAAATCAGAAGTTGGAATAGAGTCGGTTAGAGTTGTGTTACCATAGTATGGCGAGCTTATCGAGCTTGATGTCTCCAATTCTGATGTTTCTGAACTTGATGGAACAGTATCCGTTGAAGTCGAGTCTGATGAAGCTGTGCTTGAAGGAACTGAAGTAACACTGCCGGTTACTGTATCTCTGGAACTCACTTCATCACTTGGGACAGAAGTAGAGCTGGTAGCAGAGTATCCGCTGTCAGTTGAAGTAGCGACAGGTTTGGATAATCTGGTAGAAGTAGCATCTAAAGTCAAGTCTAATGTGACAGTATTTTGAGCAAGCACAGAGGCTGCTataaatgaagaaacaataACAGAATTGAGCTTCATCGTTGATCTTTCCTTATTGGTGATACTAAGTACAAAGTAACTGAAGttttgttgttggtttGCTAATGCTTAGTATTTGGTTCAGTTGGCTTAAACTGTTATACCGTTTTATTTTAAAGCAAGACTTAGCGAATGAAATTCTAAcacttgaaaagaatacgCGGTCTACTTCGTTGTTGGAGCGTCTTATATTATATATGGGGACAGACTAGCACAACTTAAGTTTTGAAAGGGGAATATGTTGCGGCAAGCGTCCCCGTGCttgtttatatatatatgcacATACTCACCCTAAAACAAACATTTCCATTGCTGAAGAAAACTCAATTCCAATCCAGAGCGATTAAGGTGATTTTTTAACAGCAGGAACGGCTTCCGTTCTAACCAGGTACTGCATAAAGTCCCCTGGATACGGATAGAGTGGAGTTGACAACACAACAACATATTTGCCAGTGTCAATTGTTTATTTTCACCAGCTCTTCTAAATCCGGTTTGTTGCTAATGGTAAACAATGCTATCAGCCCATTCCGTAATCAAAACAGTTTGGACCTGAATTCATTATCCTGCATCTTGCCTGTTTGAACTAAAAGCATAGTGGATGGCTATTTACCCATGTATACGATATGCACTGCGGTAAAGGCCGAGTATATTGAACTTCACTTGTTCATTCAAGATCTATCAGTTCAACTTTTCAGAGCTACTGTCGAAATCAGTTTGCAGCCATCCACAGAAACATACATACAACACACAGCGATCGAGAGAAAATTTCAATCGTGCATCCGCCCTGAAAAATCATAAAAAAGgaataaaaagaaatacgTTAATGCAGCAAAGACAAGTTTTGCAAGTTGCCTGGTTTTGAAGGAACAgtctaaaaaaaaaaaaatacagtGACAAGCAGAGCTacgaaagaaaaaaaaaaacagtcTGTCAAAAGCATAGCCCATGTTCGCAAAGCGAGTTTAGAGAGTTCTGACAGTTACAAGATTGGTAGAAGTACTGGGTTCATGTCATGCCATGTGTTGATATCAACTCGTTTAAGATGGTAAAATCCGTTCCTGACGGAGCCAGGAACGGAACGAACAGTTTGAAGGGAACCAAAAGTAAACAGTACGATACTGGTGCACAGAGTCACGACACCATTATGTAATGATATAATTGCATAGCAAGACATTTGTAGGTACGAGTTTTGTCAGTAAGGTACCATAATTATCGGGAATACTAGAAAATTGCTGAACTTCAAATAAGGTGAGAATTAAGATTAGATATGTGATGCCAGGTTTTTaggcaaaaaaaaaaaaagctaaaaaaaaacaaaggTATTACACAGGTATGTCGTGCCTGGAAAGGGAAACGaaaatattttgatttgtGGATTTCTTTGGAGAGAGTCCGTTTTGGTCTTTTATGTTAAACGATTTGGTGGCACAGGCAAATAAGCAAGTAAAACGGGAATAGACCGAGGGTTTATGGCGATCATAACTGGTTTCCAAGAAAGGCACGTAAATTGCCGCATTGCTCTCACAGTTTGACAATGCTGAGGCTAAGTAAAGTACCTAGCTAGTAATTTTCAGCATGAATGCAAAAAAGGAAATCTAATATCGCacagcttcttcatcaagaaaGGTACTACATGCATATAGCATAGGCACCTGTTATAGAGATGAGTTGCAAAAAACTAAACAAAGTATAAGGTTACGAAGCAGACATTAGCAGTTAAGCCAGTCTGTGATTTTAGTCACTAACGTTTACGCTGTAATAGTATTGCTGATAGCAGAGGTATGACCAGCCTTTGTTTTGCTCCCAGACTAATTCCCATATTAGGATACTCCTACGACATCTTATGTGTTCGAAGAGAATTCGTTAGTACATTtgtttctcattttctccCTTCCCACTTTGAACCTTCTGAGAACTGGTCAGCTTTAGCTGCTTCTATTCGATTATTCAATATCTGTTATCAACCCAAGCCATATGCCTCAAAATACCTTACGAACAGTTCTGCAGAAGCGTACGACTGTTTGCGTTATTTCACGAAGCAAAATGGTACCTTCGTGCATCTGGTGCCTTTTTCTTTACTGCATATTTCCCGTACGTTGAATTTACCCCTGACATGCATAACGGTCTTTTCAGATTGTACCTCAAAACGTGAAAATAATTTTGTGCGTT
This window encodes:
- the BIK1 gene encoding Bik1p (similar to uniprot|P11709 Saccharomyces cerevisiae YCL029C BIK1 Microtubule-associated protein component of the interface between microtubules and kinetochore involved in sister chromatid separation essential in polyploid cells but not in haploid or diploid cells ortholog of mammalian CLIP-170), which translates into the protein MDNQDCIGLVIEVPNIGRGQIRYIGSVETKKGTFVGINLFAGNGKNDGTFRGRRYFETSFPQSGLFIQWEKIANLIPIPSNPEANMTIPPASPTPVRINANFLGYHEPLQNSFPEIKSRTSISNVIQPNDDPMQTTSSDLKMLQTELVQYKRLVEDQRIVFEEIQAAIDEYETKLDTTEKEKVLLQNQLDHERTSHQRQKQFYESEHDQLLTVIDELQSEINRNAAILAEIMQKEKKNSLENDYVMQDEPNSDALLINDLREQILELQQHKTQAELHRVQWEKEKEQLQFRNQSLSKEYKNLTTEMTEYQQKSHDTETKEYTLNKELDDARKKIGELESRVEELSKKQEENTLIVDSNIETLPLYNPGAEVKSTLVNAAAGRSLWCALCEKDGHESVDCPYDDKFF
- a CDS encoding uncharacterized protein (some similarities with uniprot|P47032 Saccharomyces cerevisiae YJL079C PRY1 Protein of unknown function, has similarity to Pry2p and Pry3p and to the plant PR-1 class of pathogen related proteins), producing the protein MKLNSVIVSSFIAASVLAQNTVTLDLTLDATSTRLSKPVATSTDSGYSATSSTSVPSDEVSSRDTVTGSVTSVPSSTASSDSTSTDTVPSSSETSELETSSSISSPYYGNTTLTDSIPTSDFGSEVTSSIVPTSEVDLTSIGETSTSSGALSSESSILSTSSDGTSEGNSAPSSIQSSTSSSSEVTSTPSSTESSTSSISSEETLVSSATESSTSSTSSEYTSTPSSTESSTSSISSEETVVSSATESSTSSTSSEVASTPSSTESSTSSTTPTSTLASTTADSAATTTAEAISDADRESVLNAHNEYRARHQSTNPLVWNEELAAYAYDYTQTLFGSDNDPCNYKLQHSGGPYGENLAAGTNSDPAALVGLWYDEINYYDYNNVTGISHNGHDVGHFTQLVWAASTDVGCSVTKCSSGSVYLICEYSPAGNVKVVGGNDAYVLYKQNVKPLLESN
- a CDS encoding uncharacterized protein (no similarity), producing MTSLCFAPRLIPILGYSYDILCVRREFVSTFVSHFLPSHFEPSENWSALAASIRLFNICYQPKPYASKYLTNSSAEAYDCLRYFTKQNGTFVHLVPFSLLHISRTLNLPLTCITVFSDCTSKRENNFVRFPLTDNPYTQSFRKNFGMI